A DNA window from Alligator mississippiensis isolate rAllMis1 chromosome 11, rAllMis1, whole genome shotgun sequence contains the following coding sequences:
- the LOC102569028 gene encoding cholesterol side-chain cleavage enzyme, mitochondrial isoform X1, which yields MLARSSSRWLAPGNPGMLSPASSQFPGYRRAHAVKGELYSPSFQRKGARPFNEVPGNWKTGWFNLYHFWQEGGFHNVHNIMARQFQKFGPIYREKLGIYESVNIINPEDAATLFKSEGMFPERFTVSPWVAYRDHRNKSYGVLLKNGEAWRFDRLILNKEVLSPQVMDNFVPLLNEVGEDFVRRVRVQIEKSGRGKWTADFTNELFRFALESVCHVLYGERLGLLQDFVDPEAQRFIDAVSMMFHTTSPMLYIPVKLFHWINSKTWQDHVKAWDVIFMQADKCIQNVYRDLRLQRKSAKEYTGILSTLLMQDKLPIDDIKASVTEMMAGGVDTTSMTLQWAMFELARSPGVQEQLRTEIFAAKQAAQGDMLKMLKSVKLLKAAIKETLRLHPVAITLQRYTMQEMVLQDYRIPAKTLVQVGIYAMGRDPKFFVKPEQFNPERWLMMETKYFKGLGFGFGPRQCLGRRIAELEMQLFLIHMLENFKIETKRGLEIGTKFDLILIPDKPIYLTLRPLSAHP from the exons ATGTTAGCCAGGAGTAGCTCCCgctggctggctccagggaaccCTGGGATGCTCTCTCCTGCTTCCTCCCAATTTCCTGGCTACCGCAGGGCTCATGCAGTCAAGGGGGAGCTGTACTCCCCCTCTTTTCAAAGGAAGGGGGCCAGGCCTTTTAATGAAGTCCCAGGCAACTGGAAAACTGGCTGGTTCAACCTCTACCACTTCTGGCAGGAAGGTGGCTTCCACAATGTCCACAACATCATGGCCCGGCAGTTTCAGAAGTTTGGACCCATTTACAG GGAGAAGCTTGGCATCTATGAGAGCGTGAATATCATTAACCCTGAAGATGCTGCCACTCTCTTTAAATCAGAAGGCATGTTCCCAGAGAGGTTCACCGTGTCCCCCTGGGTGGCCTACCGAGACCACCGCAACAAGTCGTATGGTGTGCTTCTCAA GAATGGGGAGGCTTGGCGCTTCGACCGCCTGATCCTGAACAAGGAGGTCCTGTCCCCACAGGTGATGGACAACTTCGTGCCCCTCCTGAATGAAGTGGGAGAGGACTTTGTCCGGAGGGTCAGGGTCCAGATTGAGAAGAGTGGCCGGGGGAAGTGGACGGCCGACTTCACTAACGAGCTGTTCCGCTTCGCTCTGGAGT CAGTGTGCCATGTCCTGTATGGAGAGCGCTTGGGGCTCCTGCAGGACTTTGTTGACCCTGAGGCCCAGCGATTCATCGATGCGGTGAGCATGATGTTCCACACCACCTCGCCCATGCTCTACATCCCAGTCAAGCTGTTCCACTGGATCAATTCCAAGACCTGGCAGGACCACGTGAAGGCCTGGGATGTAATTTTCATGCAAG CTGACAAATGCATCCAGAACGTCTACCGAGATCTCCGGCTGCAACGGAAGAGCGCCAAGGAGTACACTGGCATCCTGTCCACACTTTTAATGCAGGACAAGCTGCCCATTGATGACATCAAGGCCAGTGTGACAGAGATGATGGCAGGTGGGGTGGACACG ACCTCCATGACCCTCCAGTGGGCCATGTTCGAGCTGGCTCGCTCTCCAGGTGTGCAGGAGCAGCTGCGGACTGAGATCTTTGCAGccaagcaggcagcccagggggaCATGCTGAAGATGCTGAAATCTGTCAAACTGCTCAAAGCTGCCATCAAGGAGACTCTCCG GCTCCATCCAGTGGCCATAACCCTTCAGAGATACACAATGCAAGAAATGGTCCTCCAGGATTACCGTATCCCTGCCAAG acGCTGGTGCAGGTAGGGATATATGCAATGGGCCGTGACCCCAAGTTTTTCGTCAAGCCAGAGCAGTTCAACCCGGAGCGATGGCTGATGATGGAAACAAAATACTTCAAGGGGCTGGGCTTTGGCTTTGGACCACGCCAGTGTCTTGGTCGCAGGATTGCTGAGCTGGAGATGCAGCTCTTCTTGATTCAT ATGTTGGAGAACTTCAAGATAGAAACCAAGAGAGGATTGGAGATTGGGACCAAGTTTGACCTCATCCTAATCCCTGACAAGCCAATATACCTGACGTTACGGCCTCTCAGCGCCCATCCGTGa
- the LOC102569028 gene encoding cholesterol side-chain cleavage enzyme, mitochondrial isoform X2: MLARSSSRWLAPGNPGMLSPASSQFPGYRRAHAVKGELYSPSFQRKGARPFNEVPGNWKTGWFNLYHFWQEGGFHNVHNIMARQFQKFGPIYREKLGIYESVNIINPEDAATLFKSEGMFPERFTVSPWVAYRDHRNKSYGVLLKNGEAWRFDRLILNKEVLSPQVMDNFVPLLNEVGEDFVRRVRVQIEKSGRGKWTADFTNELFRFALELCHVLYGERLGLLQDFVDPEAQRFIDAVSMMFHTTSPMLYIPVKLFHWINSKTWQDHVKAWDVIFMQADKCIQNVYRDLRLQRKSAKEYTGILSTLLMQDKLPIDDIKASVTEMMAGGVDTTSMTLQWAMFELARSPGVQEQLRTEIFAAKQAAQGDMLKMLKSVKLLKAAIKETLRLHPVAITLQRYTMQEMVLQDYRIPAKTLVQVGIYAMGRDPKFFVKPEQFNPERWLMMETKYFKGLGFGFGPRQCLGRRIAELEMQLFLIHMLENFKIETKRGLEIGTKFDLILIPDKPIYLTLRPLSAHP, encoded by the exons ATGTTAGCCAGGAGTAGCTCCCgctggctggctccagggaaccCTGGGATGCTCTCTCCTGCTTCCTCCCAATTTCCTGGCTACCGCAGGGCTCATGCAGTCAAGGGGGAGCTGTACTCCCCCTCTTTTCAAAGGAAGGGGGCCAGGCCTTTTAATGAAGTCCCAGGCAACTGGAAAACTGGCTGGTTCAACCTCTACCACTTCTGGCAGGAAGGTGGCTTCCACAATGTCCACAACATCATGGCCCGGCAGTTTCAGAAGTTTGGACCCATTTACAG GGAGAAGCTTGGCATCTATGAGAGCGTGAATATCATTAACCCTGAAGATGCTGCCACTCTCTTTAAATCAGAAGGCATGTTCCCAGAGAGGTTCACCGTGTCCCCCTGGGTGGCCTACCGAGACCACCGCAACAAGTCGTATGGTGTGCTTCTCAA GAATGGGGAGGCTTGGCGCTTCGACCGCCTGATCCTGAACAAGGAGGTCCTGTCCCCACAGGTGATGGACAACTTCGTGCCCCTCCTGAATGAAGTGGGAGAGGACTTTGTCCGGAGGGTCAGGGTCCAGATTGAGAAGAGTGGCCGGGGGAAGTGGACGGCCGACTTCACTAACGAGCTGTTCCGCTTCGCTCTGGAGT TGTGCCATGTCCTGTATGGAGAGCGCTTGGGGCTCCTGCAGGACTTTGTTGACCCTGAGGCCCAGCGATTCATCGATGCGGTGAGCATGATGTTCCACACCACCTCGCCCATGCTCTACATCCCAGTCAAGCTGTTCCACTGGATCAATTCCAAGACCTGGCAGGACCACGTGAAGGCCTGGGATGTAATTTTCATGCAAG CTGACAAATGCATCCAGAACGTCTACCGAGATCTCCGGCTGCAACGGAAGAGCGCCAAGGAGTACACTGGCATCCTGTCCACACTTTTAATGCAGGACAAGCTGCCCATTGATGACATCAAGGCCAGTGTGACAGAGATGATGGCAGGTGGGGTGGACACG ACCTCCATGACCCTCCAGTGGGCCATGTTCGAGCTGGCTCGCTCTCCAGGTGTGCAGGAGCAGCTGCGGACTGAGATCTTTGCAGccaagcaggcagcccagggggaCATGCTGAAGATGCTGAAATCTGTCAAACTGCTCAAAGCTGCCATCAAGGAGACTCTCCG GCTCCATCCAGTGGCCATAACCCTTCAGAGATACACAATGCAAGAAATGGTCCTCCAGGATTACCGTATCCCTGCCAAG acGCTGGTGCAGGTAGGGATATATGCAATGGGCCGTGACCCCAAGTTTTTCGTCAAGCCAGAGCAGTTCAACCCGGAGCGATGGCTGATGATGGAAACAAAATACTTCAAGGGGCTGGGCTTTGGCTTTGGACCACGCCAGTGTCTTGGTCGCAGGATTGCTGAGCTGGAGATGCAGCTCTTCTTGATTCAT ATGTTGGAGAACTTCAAGATAGAAACCAAGAGAGGATTGGAGATTGGGACCAAGTTTGACCTCATCCTAATCCCTGACAAGCCAATATACCTGACGTTACGGCCTCTCAGCGCCCATCCGTGa